In Archocentrus centrarchus isolate MPI-CPG fArcCen1 unplaced genomic scaffold, fArcCen1 scaffold_36_ctg1, whole genome shotgun sequence, a genomic segment contains:
- the LOC115776650 gene encoding trace amine-associated receptor 13c-like — MESLYGQDLCFPQLLNTSCRKSLHHGNQTIFLYILLSCISLLTVTLNLLVIVSISHFRQLHSQTNFILLSLAVSDFLVGLLLMPPRILLLGGCWFWGNFICGVFYYASFILTSASVGHMVLISLDRYVAICDPLCYPTIVTQRRVQIFVCLCWACSLLYNGMILNSFLKQPDRYNSCHGECIVVINFVTGASDIVITFIGPIAVIIFLYMKVFVVAVSQARAMRSQIAFVSSRASVHVTIKKSERKAATTIGVIVVVFLICFCPYFYPSLVGQDTSTSVEFSVFGVWLLYCNSCLNPLIYAFFYPWFRRTVKLIVTLQILQPDSCYANILSPSCCFAGVDFGWSSRSHYIDDQVVDTRGEGRHQADGVLLGLWKQSLGMRGMTPNTGSEVTEVVKQLLDSRAPLVDEIHHEFLKALDGVGLSCLTHLCKVVWKHEAVPLD; from the exons ATGGAGAGCCTTTATGGACAAGACCTCTGCTTTCCACAGCTCCTCAACACCTCCTGTAGGAAGTCACTGCACCATGGTAATCAAACCATTTTCCTTTACATCCTGCTTTCCTGCATCTCTCTGCTCACTGTGACTCTTAACCTGCTGGTCATCGTTTCTATCTCCCACTTCAG gCAGCTTCACAGCCAAACCAACTTCATCCttctctctctggctgtctcgGACTTCCTTGTTGGCCTCCTTTTGATGCCACCTCGAATCCTCCTTTTAGGGGGTTGCTGGTTTTGGGGGAACTTTATTTGTGGAGTGTTTTACTATGCCTCTTTCATCCTCACATCTGCCTCAGTAGGACACATGGTCCTTATTTCACTTGACCGATATGTAGCCATTTGTGACCCTTTGTGTTACCCTACCATAGTTACTCAAAGGAGAGTTCAGAtctttgtttgtctgtgttgggCCTGTTCACTGCTCTATAATGGCATGATACTAAACAGCTTTCTGAAACAGCCAGACAGATATAATTCTTGCCATGGGGAGTGCATAGTTGTAATTAACTTCGTAACTGGTGCTTCTGATATTGTAATTACCTTTATTGGCCCCATAGCTGTCATTATATTTCTGTACATGAAAGTAtttgtggtggctgtgtctcaggctcGGGCCATGAGATCTCAAATTGCATTTGTCTCTTCACGGGCTTCAGTTCATGTTACCATTAAAAAGTCTGAGAGAAAAGCAGCTACAACTATTGGTGTCATTGTGGTTGTGTTTCTGATATGTTTCTGTCCTTATTTTTATCCCTCCCTTGTGGGCCAGGACACATCAACCAGTGTGGAATTTTCAGTTTTTGGGGTCTGGTTACTTTATTGTAACTCCTGTCTAAATCCACTGATTTATGCTTTTTTCTATCCCTGGTTTAGGAGAACTGTTAAACTAATAGTTACACTGCAAATTCTGCAGCCTGATTCCTGTTATGCCAACATACT ATCACCAAGCTGCTGCTTTGCCGGTGTGGATTTTGGCTGGTCAAGTCGAAGCCACTATATTGATGACCAGGtggtggacaccagaggtgaaggcaGGCATCAAGCTGAtggagtcctattgggcttg tggaagcagagccTTGGGATGAGAGGGATGACTCCCAACACTGggagtgaggtcactgaggtggttaaacaactccttgattCCAGGGCCCCTTTGGTGGATGAGATTCATCATGAGTTCCTAAAAGCTCTGGATGGTGTAGGGCTGTCTTgtttgacacacctctgcaaagTCGTGTGGAAACATGAGGCGGTGCCACTAGATTGA